In one Mycobacterium sp. NBC_00419 genomic region, the following are encoded:
- a CDS encoding DUF2613 domain-containing protein: MTRFVVPAAASIVVGLLLGAASVFGVTLMIQQDTKPPLSAGDPASSVLNRVEYGNRG, encoded by the coding sequence ATGACCCGGTTCGTGGTTCCCGCCGCCGCCAGCATCGTGGTCGGCCTGCTGCTCGGAGCAGCCTCGGTGTTCGGGGTGACGCTGATGATCCAGCAGGACACCAAGCCGCCGCTATCAGCCGGCGACCCGGCGTCATCGGTGCTCAACCGCGTCGAGTACGGCAACCGCGGCTAG
- a CDS encoding glycoside hydrolase family 3 N-terminal domain-containing protein has translation MARRVLSLRGIAAVSTLPLLILGCSSPATKSAPASSSPVSSASGASVAPLAGPLPVPAAPAAPVCGDPLTMSTRDKLAQLLMVGVRNAADARAVVSNYHVGGIFIGSWTDLSMLTDGSLPDIANAGPLPLAVSVDEEGGRVARLTSLIGAAPSARVLAQTKTPDEVYQLALDRGRQMRGLGITVDFAPVVDVTAAAADTVIGDRSFSNDPAVVTAYAGAYARGLRDAGLLPVLKHFPGHGHGSGDSHTAGAVTTPPLADLQANDLIPYRTLAAEAPVAVMIGHLEVPGLTNGVPASLSPAAVGLLRSGNYGGPPFNGIVFTDDLSSMAAISSHYGVAEAVLRALQAGADVGLWVTTDEVPAVLDRLESAVNGGELSLPAIDASVLRLAGLKGPSPRCGG, from the coding sequence ATGGCTAGACGCGTGCTCTCCCTCCGCGGAATCGCCGCGGTGTCGACGTTGCCGTTGCTGATCCTGGGGTGTTCGTCGCCCGCTACTAAGAGCGCGCCGGCATCGTCGTCGCCGGTCAGCTCCGCCTCCGGAGCCAGTGTCGCTCCGTTGGCCGGCCCGCTCCCGGTGCCCGCCGCCCCGGCGGCACCGGTGTGCGGTGACCCGTTGACGATGTCGACCCGCGACAAGCTCGCACAGCTGCTCATGGTCGGCGTGCGCAACGCCGCCGATGCCCGCGCCGTGGTGAGCAACTACCACGTCGGCGGAATCTTCATCGGCAGCTGGACCGACCTGTCGATGCTGACCGACGGTTCGCTGCCCGACATCGCGAACGCGGGCCCGCTGCCGCTGGCGGTCAGCGTCGATGAGGAGGGTGGCCGGGTCGCCCGGCTGACGAGCCTCATCGGTGCCGCACCCTCGGCCCGCGTGCTGGCCCAGACGAAAACTCCCGACGAGGTCTACCAGCTGGCCCTGGACCGTGGCCGGCAGATGCGCGGCCTGGGGATCACCGTCGACTTCGCCCCGGTGGTCGACGTGACCGCCGCCGCCGCCGACACCGTCATCGGCGACCGGTCGTTTTCGAATGATCCGGCTGTGGTGACCGCCTACGCGGGCGCCTACGCACGTGGTCTGCGGGACGCAGGTCTGTTGCCGGTGCTCAAGCACTTCCCCGGCCACGGCCACGGCTCGGGCGACTCGCACACCGCCGGCGCGGTGACCACCCCGCCGCTGGCGGACCTGCAGGCCAACGACCTGATTCCGTACCGCACCCTGGCCGCCGAGGCTCCGGTGGCGGTGATGATCGGCCACCTCGAGGTGCCCGGCCTGACCAATGGTGTGCCGGCCAGCCTCAGCCCCGCGGCGGTAGGCCTGCTGCGCAGCGGCAATTACGGCGGGCCGCCCTTCAACGGCATCGTCTTCACCGACGACCTGTCCAGTATGGCTGCCATCTCCTCGCACTACGGGGTCGCCGAGGCGGTCCTGCGGGCCCTGCAGGCCGGTGCGGACGTCGGCCTGTGGGTGACCACCGACGAAGTCCCCGCGGTGCTCGACCGGCTGGAGTCAGCAGTCAACGGCGGCGAGCTGTCGTTGCCTGCGATCGACGCCTCGGTGCTGCGTCTGGCCGGGTTGAAGGGCCCCAGTCCGCGCTGCGGCGGTTAG
- a CDS encoding TetR/AcrR family transcriptional regulator: protein MAAGGTKRLPRAVREQQMLDAAVQMFSVNGYHETSMDVIAAEAEISKPMLYLYYGSKEELFGACLSRELSRFIEAVGKDIDLTQSPHELLRSVILSVLQYIDSNRASWIVLYTQATSSQAFAHTVREGREKIIDMVARLLETGTRHPEPDTDFHMMAVALVGAGEAVAAQVSAGEADVDEAAALLINLFWRGLKGAPAEKENHSAGSH from the coding sequence ATGGCGGCAGGTGGCACCAAACGGTTGCCGCGTGCCGTGCGCGAGCAGCAGATGCTCGACGCGGCCGTCCAGATGTTCTCGGTCAACGGCTATCACGAGACCTCGATGGACGTCATCGCCGCCGAAGCCGAGATTTCCAAGCCGATGCTCTATCTGTATTACGGCTCCAAAGAGGAGTTGTTCGGGGCATGCCTGAGCCGCGAACTGAGCCGCTTCATCGAGGCGGTCGGCAAGGACATCGATCTCACGCAAAGCCCGCACGAGCTGCTCCGCAGCGTCATTCTCTCGGTGCTGCAGTACATCGACTCCAACCGGGCGTCCTGGATCGTGCTGTACACCCAGGCGACCAGTTCGCAGGCGTTCGCGCACACCGTGCGGGAAGGGCGCGAGAAGATCATCGACATGGTGGCCCGCCTGCTGGAGACGGGTACCCGTCATCCCGAGCCGGACACCGACTTCCACATGATGGCCGTCGCCCTGGTGGGTGCGGGTGAGGCGGTCGCGGCGCAGGTCAGCGCCGGCGAGGCCGACGTCGACGAGGCGGCGGCGTTGCTGATCAACCTGTTCTGGCGTGGCCTCAAGGGTGCGCCGGCGGAAAAGGAAAACCACTCGGCCGGATCGCACTGA
- a CDS encoding MaoC/PaaZ C-terminal domain-containing protein has protein sequence MTEQPSGLRNMLRAAAGSLPFIARNESLPTRTLTVDELPIDRSNVAAYAAVTGLRYGDTVPLTYPFALTFPTVMSLVTGFDFPFAAMGAVHVENHITQYRPIAVTDTVGVSVHAENLREHRKGLLVDLVTDVKVGNEPAWHQVTTFLHQQRTSLSGEPRPEPPKQPKLAPPNAILRITPGQIRRYASVSGDHNPIHTSALGAKLFGFPTAIAHGMFSAAAVLANIEGQLPDAVRYSVKFGKPVVLPASAGLYVERAADGWDIALRNIAKGYPHLSATVRGL, from the coding sequence ATGACCGAACAACCCAGCGGGCTGCGCAATATGCTGCGGGCCGCGGCCGGTTCGCTGCCGTTCATCGCGCGCAACGAAAGCCTGCCCACCCGAACCCTGACCGTCGACGAGCTGCCGATCGACCGATCGAATGTGGCCGCCTACGCGGCGGTCACCGGGCTGCGCTACGGCGACACCGTTCCGCTGACGTACCCGTTCGCCCTGACCTTCCCGACGGTCATGTCCTTGGTGACCGGCTTCGACTTCCCCTTCGCCGCCATGGGTGCGGTGCACGTCGAGAACCACATCACCCAGTACCGGCCGATCGCGGTCACCGACACCGTCGGCGTCAGCGTGCACGCGGAGAATCTGCGGGAGCACCGCAAGGGCCTGCTGGTCGATCTGGTCACCGACGTCAAGGTCGGCAACGAGCCGGCGTGGCACCAGGTGACCACCTTCTTGCACCAGCAGCGCACCAGCCTCTCCGGTGAGCCCCGCCCCGAGCCGCCGAAGCAGCCGAAGTTGGCGCCGCCCAACGCAATTCTGCGGATCACCCCCGGCCAGATTCGTCGCTACGCCTCCGTCAGCGGTGACCACAATCCGATCCATACCAGTGCCCTGGGTGCCAAGCTGTTCGGGTTTCCGACTGCCATCGCCCACGGAATGTTCAGTGCTGCAGCAGTTCTGGCCAATATCGAAGGCCAGCTTCCCGACGCGGTGCGCTATTCGGTGAAGTTCGGCAAACCGGTGGTGCTGCCGGCCAGCGCCGGCCTCTACGTCGAACGGGCTGCCGACGGATGGGATATCGCCCTGCGCAACATCGCCAAGGGGTATCCGCATCTGAGCGCGACGGTGCGCGGGCTGTAG
- a CDS encoding 3-oxoacyl-ACP reductase, translating to MASDVFTQVVNSAPGSFLAKQLGVPQPETLRRYRPGEPPLAGSLLIGGEGRVVEPLRAALAEDYQLVSDNLGGRWADSFGGLVFDATGITEPVKLRGLYEFFTPLLRNLGPSGRVVVVGTTPDETATADEHICQRALEGFTRSLGKELRRGATVALVYLSPDAKPAATGLESTLRFILSAKSAYVDGQVFYVGAADSTPPADWDKPLAGKVAVVTGAARGIGATIAEVFARDGAKVVAIDIEAAHDALGETAAKVGGTALALDVTAADAVDKITEHLREHYADVNGGRADILVNNAGITRDKLLANMDDARWDAVIAVNLLAPQRLTEGLVANGSIAEGGRIIGLSSMAGIAGNRGQTNYATTKAGMIGITQALAPSLADKGITINAIAPGFIETAMTAAIPLATREVGRRLNSLYQGGKPVDVAEAIAYFASPASNAVTGNVIRVCGQAMLGA from the coding sequence GTGGCTTCCGACGTGTTCACGCAAGTCGTCAACTCCGCCCCCGGATCGTTCCTGGCCAAGCAGCTCGGCGTCCCGCAGCCCGAAACGCTGCGCCGCTACCGGCCGGGCGAACCTCCGCTGGCCGGCTCACTGCTGATCGGCGGCGAGGGCCGCGTGGTCGAACCGCTGCGCGCCGCACTGGCCGAGGATTACCAGCTGGTGTCGGACAATCTCGGTGGCCGCTGGGCCGACTCCTTCGGCGGTCTGGTCTTTGATGCCACCGGCATCACCGAACCGGTCAAGCTGCGCGGCCTCTACGAGTTCTTCACCCCGCTGCTGCGCAATCTCGGGCCGTCGGGTCGCGTCGTCGTCGTCGGCACCACCCCCGACGAGACTGCCACCGCCGACGAACACATCTGCCAGCGCGCACTGGAAGGCTTCACCCGATCGCTGGGCAAGGAGCTGCGCCGCGGCGCCACGGTGGCCCTGGTCTATCTCTCCCCTGACGCCAAACCCGCTGCGACGGGCCTGGAATCGACGCTGCGGTTCATCCTGTCCGCCAAGTCGGCCTACGTCGACGGGCAGGTGTTCTACGTCGGGGCTGCCGACTCGACGCCGCCCGCCGACTGGGACAAGCCGCTGGCCGGCAAGGTCGCCGTGGTGACGGGAGCGGCCCGCGGCATCGGCGCCACCATCGCCGAGGTGTTCGCCCGCGACGGAGCCAAGGTCGTGGCGATCGACATCGAAGCCGCCCATGACGCCCTGGGTGAAACGGCCGCCAAGGTGGGCGGGACGGCGCTGGCGCTGGACGTCACCGCCGCGGATGCCGTCGACAAGATCACCGAGCACCTGCGCGAGCACTATGCGGATGTCAACGGCGGCCGGGCCGACATCCTGGTCAACAACGCCGGTATCACCCGCGACAAGTTGCTCGCCAATATGGACGACGCCCGCTGGGACGCGGTGATCGCGGTGAATCTGCTTGCCCCGCAACGGCTCACCGAGGGCCTTGTCGCCAATGGCAGCATCGCCGAAGGCGGACGGATCATCGGGCTGTCCTCGATGGCCGGTATCGCAGGCAATCGCGGCCAGACCAACTACGCCACCACCAAGGCGGGCATGATCGGCATCACGCAGGCGCTGGCGCCCTCGCTGGCCGACAAGGGCATCACCATCAACGCCATCGCACCCGGGTTCATCGAGACCGCGATGACCGCGGCGATCCCGCTGGCCACCCGCGAAGTCGGCCGTCGGCTGAACTCGCTGTACCAGGGCGGCAAGCCCGTCGATGTCGCCGAGGCCATCGCCTATTTCGCGAGCCCGGCGTCGAACGCGGTGACCGGCAACGTCATCCGGGTGTGCGGCCAGGCCATGCTGGGGGCATAG
- a CDS encoding acetyl-CoA C-acetyltransferase, whose amino-acid sequence MPVASTSQKPRRVAVLGGNRIPFARSDGAYAEASNQDMFIAALDGLVDRFGLAGEQLGAVIGGAVLKHSRDFNLMRESVLGSALSPYTSAIDLQQACGTGLQAAIAAADGIAAGRYESAIAGGVDTTSDAPIGLGDNLRRTLLGLRRAKSNVDRLKLVGKLPASLGVEIPTNGEPRTGLSMGDHAAITAKKMGIKRVDQDELAAASHRNMAAAYDRGFFDDLVTPFLGLYRDNNLRADSSAEKLAKLKPVFGVGNGDATMTAGNSTPLTDGASVALLASEQWAESHSLTPLAYFVDSETAAVDYVNGVDGLLMAPTYAVPRLLARNGLTLGDFDFYEIHEAFASVVLAHLQAWESEEYCKERLGLDAALGAIDRSKLNVNGSSLAAGHPFAATGGRIVAQLAKQLAEKKAETGRPVRGLISICAAGGQGVTAILEA is encoded by the coding sequence ATTCCCGTGGCTTCCACCAGTCAGAAACCTCGTAGAGTTGCCGTCCTCGGCGGCAATCGCATTCCCTTCGCCCGGTCGGACGGCGCCTATGCCGAAGCCTCCAACCAGGACATGTTCATCGCCGCACTCGACGGCCTGGTGGACCGGTTCGGTCTGGCCGGTGAACAACTCGGTGCCGTGATCGGCGGAGCGGTCCTCAAGCACAGCCGCGACTTCAATCTCATGCGCGAGAGCGTGCTGGGCAGTGCGCTGTCGCCCTACACATCCGCGATCGATCTACAGCAGGCATGCGGCACCGGGCTTCAGGCCGCCATCGCCGCAGCCGACGGGATCGCGGCCGGCCGCTACGAGTCCGCCATCGCCGGTGGCGTGGACACCACCTCCGATGCGCCAATTGGCTTGGGCGACAATTTACGTCGCACCCTGCTGGGGCTGCGTCGGGCCAAGTCCAACGTCGATCGGCTGAAGTTGGTCGGCAAGCTGCCCGCCTCGCTGGGGGTGGAGATTCCCACCAACGGCGAGCCCCGCACCGGACTGTCGATGGGCGATCACGCCGCCATCACCGCCAAGAAGATGGGGATCAAGCGCGTCGACCAGGACGAACTGGCCGCTGCCAGCCACCGCAATATGGCGGCCGCCTACGACCGCGGATTCTTCGACGACCTCGTCACTCCGTTTCTGGGTCTCTACCGGGACAACAACCTTCGGGCCGATTCGAGCGCGGAGAAGTTGGCCAAACTCAAGCCGGTCTTCGGCGTCGGCAACGGTGACGCGACCATGACGGCGGGCAACTCCACGCCGCTCACCGACGGCGCTTCGGTGGCGCTGCTCGCCAGTGAACAGTGGGCAGAATCACATTCGCTGACCCCGCTGGCTTACTTCGTCGACTCCGAGACCGCCGCCGTCGACTACGTCAACGGTGTCGACGGCCTGCTGATGGCGCCCACCTACGCGGTGCCACGGCTGTTGGCGCGCAACGGACTCACGTTGGGCGACTTCGACTTCTACGAGATCCACGAGGCCTTCGCCTCGGTCGTCCTGGCCCATCTTCAAGCCTGGGAGTCCGAGGAGTACTGCAAGGAGCGGCTGGGCCTGGACGCCGCCCTGGGTGCCATCGACCGGTCGAAGCTCAACGTCAACGGTTCCTCGCTTGCCGCCGGACACCCGTTCGCGGCAACCGGCGGGCGGATCGTCGCCCAGCTGGCCAAGCAGCTGGCCGAGAAGAAGGCGGAAACCGGCCGGCCCGTGCGCGGCCTGATCTCTATTTGTGCTGCTGGCGGCCAGGGTGTGACCGCCATCTTGGAGGCCTGA
- a CDS encoding alpha/beta hydrolase family protein, with protein MATPDDSKDSDPQQTAADGGKPPTSGPLATIVGPFTKAGGYYARSWGAYLDGTHGELPVARPTLSLATHALRDEIVLVGLRWRRPLSDARVYERINAEVAEAITLYDKKGWLTEPAGFFAAPPAPTDVSIRSFTSRNRTHERLSFESGYQPYPKEPGRDRWRSYTGNHREYALVLRHPEPRPWLVCVHGTEMGRVGLDLTLFRAWHLHEDFGLNVVLPVLPMHGPRAKGLPKNAVYPGEDVMDDVHATAQAVWDVRRVLAWIRSQQPDAQIGLNSISLGGYIAALVASLEDGLSCAILGVPPSNLVEILGRHAGLDQHDPRRRTLELAGPIGRMISPLSLEPKVPPQGRFIYAGVADRIVHPREQVLQLWEHWGRPDIGWYRGGHTGFFQARPVQRFVDSALVQSGLVVNQK; from the coding sequence ATGGCGACGCCCGATGACAGCAAAGATTCCGATCCGCAGCAAACCGCTGCGGACGGGGGAAAACCGCCCACGAGCGGTCCGCTGGCGACGATCGTCGGACCGTTCACCAAAGCGGGCGGGTATTACGCCCGCTCCTGGGGTGCCTACCTCGACGGCACGCATGGTGAATTGCCTGTGGCCAGGCCCACACTGTCGCTGGCCACTCATGCCCTGCGTGATGAGATCGTGCTGGTGGGCCTGCGCTGGCGTCGACCGCTGAGCGACGCCAGGGTCTACGAGCGCATCAACGCGGAGGTCGCCGAGGCGATCACGCTCTATGACAAAAAGGGCTGGCTGACCGAACCGGCCGGGTTCTTCGCCGCGCCACCTGCTCCCACCGACGTCTCGATCCGGTCGTTCACCAGCCGCAACCGCACCCACGAGCGGCTGTCGTTCGAGAGCGGCTATCAGCCCTATCCCAAGGAGCCGGGCCGCGACCGCTGGCGCAGCTATACCGGTAACCACCGCGAGTACGCCCTGGTGCTGCGCCATCCGGAGCCGCGCCCCTGGCTGGTGTGCGTCCACGGAACCGAGATGGGGCGAGTGGGACTCGACCTGACCCTGTTCCGGGCGTGGCATCTGCACGAGGACTTCGGTCTCAACGTCGTGCTGCCGGTACTGCCCATGCACGGGCCGCGAGCCAAGGGGCTACCCAAGAACGCGGTCTATCCGGGTGAGGACGTGATGGATGACGTGCACGCCACCGCACAGGCGGTGTGGGACGTGCGCCGCGTGCTGGCCTGGATCCGTTCCCAGCAGCCCGATGCCCAGATCGGGCTCAACAGCATCTCGCTGGGTGGTTATATCGCCGCGCTGGTGGCCAGCCTCGAAGACGGGTTGTCGTGCGCGATCCTCGGGGTGCCGCCGTCGAACCTCGTCGAGATCCTGGGTCGGCACGCCGGCCTGGACCAGCACGACCCGAGGCGCAGGACCCTCGAGCTGGCCGGCCCGATCGGACGGATGATCTCGCCGCTGTCGCTGGAACCGAAAGTTCCTCCGCAGGGCCGGTTCATCTACGCAGGCGTGGCCGATCGCATCGTGCATCCCCGCGAGCAGGTGCTGCAGCTGTGGGAGCACTGGGGACGGCCCGACATCGGGTGGTACCGCGGCGGGCACACCGGCTTTTTCCAGGCCCGCCCGGTTCAGCGCTTCGTCGACTCCGCGCTCGTCCAGTCGGGGCTCGTCGTCAATCAAAAATGA
- a CDS encoding PE-PPE domain-containing protein, whose translation MGLAIGLAAPANASTVLWVGGTSGSLGSVLNQIFTLEASLLGGAYAGDTITTVNYPAAIWPVTGVLDPTLGISVAAGVSNVETVLAGLTTAATDSMVLIGTSQGAMVIQQVAADLNADLSIPSDTTFILIADPNFGLFAHNGGAYVPIFDYTPVALPETRFNVVVVINQYDGFADPITQPWNMLTVLNAVMGIYYVHAVAHATDLSKVPAENITTTPPNSLGGTTTTYFVPTDFLPLTMPLRQLGVPKDIVDGIDAQLRPIIDQGYAPVVRPEPAAPAASTATTPTPTLTSHSGVSARKRAHQQSSQGGTSSGASKATGSSARKRAG comes from the coding sequence GTGGGGTTGGCTATCGGGCTGGCTGCACCAGCCAACGCGTCGACGGTGTTGTGGGTTGGGGGAACCAGCGGTTCGCTGGGCTCGGTACTCAATCAGATCTTCACCCTCGAAGCGTCGCTGCTGGGCGGGGCCTACGCCGGCGACACGATCACCACGGTCAACTATCCGGCGGCCATCTGGCCGGTCACCGGGGTCCTGGACCCGACGTTGGGTATCTCGGTGGCTGCCGGGGTCAGCAATGTCGAGACCGTCCTGGCCGGATTGACCACGGCCGCCACGGATTCCATGGTGCTCATCGGGACCTCACAGGGTGCCATGGTCATTCAGCAGGTGGCCGCCGACCTCAACGCCGACCTGAGCATCCCCTCGGACACCACCTTCATTCTGATTGCCGATCCCAACTTCGGGTTGTTCGCACACAACGGCGGCGCGTACGTTCCGATCTTCGACTACACGCCGGTCGCGCTGCCCGAGACCCGTTTCAACGTGGTGGTGGTGATCAACCAGTACGACGGCTTCGCCGATCCGATCACGCAGCCCTGGAACATGCTGACAGTGCTCAACGCCGTGATGGGGATCTACTACGTCCACGCCGTGGCGCACGCCACGGACCTGTCGAAAGTCCCCGCGGAGAACATCACCACCACCCCGCCGAACAGTCTGGGCGGCACCACGACGACCTACTTTGTGCCCACCGACTTCCTGCCGCTCACCATGCCGTTGCGCCAGCTGGGCGTTCCGAAGGACATCGTCGACGGCATCGATGCCCAGCTGCGACCGATCATCGACCAGGGCTACGCGCCGGTCGTGCGCCCCGAACCGGCGGCGCCGGCGGCTTCGACCGCGACGACGCCTACGCCAACGCTGACATCACACTCGGGCGTCAGTGCCAGGAAGCGGGCACACCAACAGTCGTCGCAAGGCGGCACCTCGTCCGGCGCGTCGAAGGCCACCGGATCCTCCGCCCGTAAGCGGGCGGGCTAG
- a CDS encoding acyl-CoA dehydrogenase yields the protein MSHYKSNVRDQEFNLFEVLGLDKALGQGEYSDLDPDTVREMLAESARLCEGPVAASFVDGDRNPPVFDPNTHTVTLPEPFKKSVQAFIDGGWDKVGVLESLGGMPMPRILVWAIHEHVLGANPAVWMYGGGAGFANIMFHLGTDEQKKWAELAAERGWGATMVLTEPDAGSDVGAGRTKAVKQDDGSWHIDGVKRFITSADSDDLFENIFHLVLARPEGAGPGTKGLSLFFVPKFHFDPETGEPGERNGVFVTNVEHKMGLKVSATCELTMGQHGIPAKGWLVGEVHEGIAQMFDVIEQARMMVGTKAISTLSTGYLNALEYAKERVQGADLTQMTDKTAPRVSITHHPDVRRSLMTQKAYAEGGRALYLYTASYQDAALAQTVHGVDADLAARVNDLLLPIVKGWGSEQAYAKLTESLQTFGGSGFLQDYPVEQYIRDAKIDSLYEGTTAIQAQDFFFRKIVRDKGVALGHVAGQIGEFIKNESGNGRLKTERALLAKALEDVQAMAASMTGYLMAAQEDPQSIYKVGLASVRFLMSVGDLMAGWLLQRQAAVAIAALDAGATGADRSFYEGKIAVASFFAKNMLPLLTSTRQVIETIDNEIMELDEAAF from the coding sequence GTGAGCCACTACAAGAGCAACGTCCGCGACCAGGAGTTCAACCTCTTCGAGGTACTTGGCCTGGACAAAGCCCTCGGCCAGGGCGAGTACAGCGATCTCGACCCCGACACCGTGCGCGAGATGCTCGCCGAGTCGGCCCGTCTGTGCGAGGGCCCGGTTGCGGCGTCCTTCGTCGATGGTGACCGCAATCCCCCGGTCTTCGACCCCAACACCCACACGGTGACCCTGCCGGAGCCGTTCAAGAAGTCGGTACAGGCGTTCATCGACGGCGGCTGGGACAAGGTCGGCGTTCTGGAGTCGCTCGGCGGCATGCCGATGCCCCGGATTCTGGTGTGGGCGATCCACGAGCACGTGCTCGGCGCGAACCCCGCAGTCTGGATGTATGGCGGCGGCGCCGGGTTCGCCAACATCATGTTTCACCTCGGCACCGACGAGCAGAAGAAGTGGGCCGAGCTGGCCGCCGAGCGCGGCTGGGGTGCCACCATGGTGCTCACCGAGCCGGACGCCGGATCGGACGTCGGCGCCGGCCGGACCAAGGCCGTCAAACAGGACGACGGTTCGTGGCACATCGACGGCGTGAAACGGTTCATCACCTCTGCCGATTCAGATGACCTGTTCGAGAACATCTTCCACCTGGTGCTGGCCCGCCCCGAGGGCGCCGGCCCCGGCACCAAGGGGCTGTCACTGTTCTTCGTGCCGAAGTTCCACTTCGACCCCGAGACCGGCGAGCCGGGCGAGCGCAACGGCGTCTTCGTCACCAACGTCGAGCACAAGATGGGCCTGAAGGTCTCGGCCACGTGTGAACTGACCATGGGCCAGCACGGCATTCCCGCCAAGGGCTGGCTGGTCGGCGAGGTTCACGAAGGCATCGCGCAGATGTTCGACGTCATCGAGCAGGCTCGAATGATGGTGGGCACCAAGGCCATCTCGACGCTGTCGACCGGTTACCTCAACGCACTGGAGTACGCCAAGGAGCGCGTACAGGGTGCCGACCTGACCCAGATGACCGACAAGACCGCGCCGCGCGTCTCGATCACCCATCACCCCGATGTGCGCCGCAGCCTGATGACCCAGAAGGCCTACGCCGAGGGCGGCCGCGCGCTGTACCTCTACACCGCCAGCTACCAGGACGCCGCGCTGGCCCAGACCGTTCACGGCGTGGACGCCGACCTGGCCGCCAGGGTCAATGACCTACTGCTGCCGATCGTCAAGGGCTGGGGCTCCGAGCAGGCCTACGCCAAGCTCACTGAGAGCCTGCAGACCTTCGGTGGTTCGGGCTTCCTGCAGGACTACCCGGTCGAGCAGTACATCCGCGACGCCAAGATCGACTCGCTCTACGAGGGCACCACCGCCATCCAGGCCCAGGACTTCTTCTTCCGCAAGATCGTCCGCGACAAGGGTGTGGCACTGGGCCACGTGGCCGGCCAGATCGGCGAGTTCATCAAGAACGAGTCCGGTAATGGCCGCCTCAAGACCGAGCGTGCGCTGCTGGCCAAGGCCCTGGAGGACGTCCAGGCCATGGCGGCATCGATGACCGGGTACCTGATGGCCGCGCAGGAGGACCCCCAGTCCATCTACAAGGTGGGTCTGGCCTCGGTGCGCTTCCTGATGAGTGTCGGCGATCTGATGGCCGGCTGGCTGCTGCAGCGTCAGGCCGCTGTCGCCATCGCCGCGCTCGACGCCGGTGCCACCGGTGCCGACCGTTCCTTCTACGAAGGCAAGATCGCAGTCGCCTCGTTCTTCGCCAAGAACATGCTGCCGTTGCTGACCAGCACTCGGCAGGTGATCGAGACGATCGACAACGAGATCATGGAACTCGACGAAGCGGCCTTCTAG